A single region of the Oryzias latipes chromosome 19, ASM223467v1 genome encodes:
- the btbd17 gene encoding BTB/POZ domain-containing protein 17 encodes MEKRDARLLAGLLFLAAWFHLEAAADVLKVDVAQDGGSSGDTISHSLTVVQRLEALLVQGNGSDVSLRVETPKADEVKVFQAHSLVLSLQSAVFEEMLLGRNSSTLVLREGSDCAAVFDKFIRYLYCGEISLHPDQATALHKLATKYQVLSLQQGVTHYMTQNLARESRSGHVASWYEYALKAEDVTLRDSCLQYLAWNLSSVLQSGEWLTISSQLLMTLLQRSDLILQSEMELFAGLEAWILQNEPDGLMAENALRAVRYAMMPPRELFRLQTQSTVLARYQESVRDLLYMSYQFHSASPLQMAKYFDVNCSLFVPRNYLSPVWGAPWAINNPTRDDRSTSFQTQLGPSSHDANKRVTWNALFSPRWLPLSMRSMYSETGAMQPARVEGGRPRIIITPATSSADFAGVNFQKTVLVMAQQQGRLVVKHVYNFHQSTEENGDFLAEADLYRRTSEYLVDSSLLLHIVVKPLYQTLITTKN; translated from the exons ATGGAGAAGCGGGACGCTCGCCTGCTGGCTGGGCTGCTGTTTCTGGCTGCATGGTTTCACCTGGAGGCTGCAGCAG ACGTGCTGAAGGTCGATGTCGCCCAGGATGGAGGAAGCAGTGGCGACACCATCAGCCACTCCCTGACTGTGGTGCAGCGTCTGGAAGCTCTGCTGGTTCAGGGCAATGGAAGCGACGTGTCTCTGCGGGTGGAGACCCCCAAAGCAGACGAGGTGAAGGTGTTCCAGGCTCACTCCCTGGTGCTCTCCCTGCAGAGCGCCGTGTTCGAGGAGATGCTGCTGGGCCGCAACAGCAGCACGCTGGTGCTGAGAGAGGGCTCTGACTGTGCTGCTGTGTTTGACAAGTTCATCAG ATATCTGTACTGTGGAGAGATCTCCTTGCATCCAGACCAGGCCACCGCTCTGCACAAACTGGCCACTAAATACCAGGTGTTGAGTCTCCAACAGGGAGTGACCCACTACATGACCCAGAATCTGGCCAGAGAGTCCCGGTCGGGTCACGTGGCGAGCTGGTACGAGTATGCCTTGAAAGCAGAAGACGTGACGCTGAGGGACAGCTGCCTGCAGTACTTGGCCTGGAACCTGTCGTCGGTGCTGCAGAGCGGTGAGTGGCTGACCATCAGCAGCCAGCTGCTCATGACCCTCCTGCAGCGCTCCGACCTCATCCTGCAGAGCGAGATGGAGCTTTTCGCCGGGCTGGAAGCCTGGATTCTTCAGAACGAGCCGGATGGGCTGATGGCAGAAAACGCTTTGAGGGCTGTGCGTTACGCCATGATGCCACCAAGAGAGCTCTTCCGCCTGCAGACCCAATCCACAGTTCTGGCTCGCTATCAGGAGTCGGTGCGAGACCTTCTCTACATGTCCTACCAGTTTCATTCAGCTTCACCACTGCAAATGGCCAAATACTTCGATGTGAACTGCAGCCTCTTCGTGCCCAGGAACTACCTCTCTCCTGTGTGGGGGGCGCCCTGGGCCATCAACAACCCGACACGGGATGACCGCAGCACCAGCTTCCAGACCCAGCTGGGACCCAGCAGCCACGATGCCAACAAGCGGGTGACGTGGAACGCCTTGTTCTCGCCCCGCTGGTTACCCCTCAGCATGAGGTCCATGTACTCGGAAACGGGGGCCATGCAGCCAGCGCGGGTGGAAGGTGGTCGTCCTCGCATCATCATCACTCCAGCCACGTCCAGTGCCGACTTTGCTGGCGTGAACTTCCAAAAGACGGTGCTGGTGATGGCCCAGCAGCAGGGAAGGCTGGTGGTGAAGCACGTGTACAATTTCCACCAGAGCACAGAAGAAAACGGAGATTTCCTGGCTGAAGCCGACCTGTACCGCCGGACATCCGAATATCTCGTTGACAGCTCTCTCCTACTCCACATTGTGGTGAAACCTCTGTACCAAACCCTCATAACCACAAAGAACTAG